Proteins from a genomic interval of Gossypium hirsutum isolate 1008001.06 chromosome A09, Gossypium_hirsutum_v2.1, whole genome shotgun sequence:
- the LOC107889483 gene encoding fatty acyl-CoA reductase 2, chloroplastic, whose translation MGALFLNCFSVPPTAFNKGGSGRKKRSNCSSFVHCQGSGGKAIKTAGVYSVVKERSKMVNGGDRSAALMDAGSLIVSPNQADIAVKDLVPYGGSTTSLVELQDGIGIVKFLRGKEFFITGSTGFLAKVLIEKILRTVPDVGKIFVLVKAKSKEAAMERLKTEIINAELFNCLQQTYGNSYQSFMLSKLVPVVGNVCESDLGLDDELANLISKEVDIIVNSAANTTFDERYDVAMDINTKGASHLMGFAKKCKKLKLFLQVSTAYVNGQRQGRVMEKPFDIGDCIARENLIAETTPRSIPELDIEEEFGLARDTKEGCHERELAQKMKELGLQRARKYGWQDTYVFTKAMGEMMINNMRGEIPVVIIRPSVIESTCKEPFPGWMEGNRMMDPIVLCYGKGQLTGFLVDPNGVLDVVPADMVVNATLAAIARHGMTPKSDINIYHIASSVVNPLVFQDLARMLHEHYNSRPFLDSKGTPIHVPSMKLFSSMEDFSAHLWRDAMHQTGLPALASWSGKLSQKLEAVCRKSVEQAKYLANIYEPYTFYGGRFDNSNTKRLLETMSEEEKVSFGFDVETIDWKDYIKNVHIPGLRRHVMKGRGMCSSPIS comes from the exons ATGGGGGCCTTGTTCCTCAATTGTTTCTCTGTACCACCAACTGCTTTCAATAAAGGTGGGTCGGGGAGGAAGAAGCGCAGCAACTGTAGCAGTTTCGTACATTGCCAAGGGAGTGGTGGGAAAGCAATCAAAACTGCTGGGGTTTATTCTGTTGTGAAGGAAAGGTCCAAAATGGTTAATGGTGGTGATCGTAGTGCGGCGCTTATGGATGCTGGAAGCCTAATTGTGTCGCCAAATCAAGCTGATATTGCAGTTAAAGATTTGGTGCCTTATGGAGGATCAACTACTAGCTTAGTGGAGTTGCAAGATGGTATTGGCATTGTCAAGTTCCTTAGAGGGAAGGAGTTTTTCATTACTGGTTCTACAGGATTTCTTGCCAAAG TTCTTATTGAGAAGATTTTACGAACTGTGCCTGATGTTGGGAAGATATTTGTGTTGGTGAAGGCTAAAAGCAAAGAAGCAGCAATGGAAAGATTGAAAACTGAA aTAATAAATGCAGAGCTTTTCAACTGTCTACAACAAACATATGGGAATAGTTACCAAAGTTTCATGTTGAGCAAACTTGTCCCTGTGGTAGGAAATGTTTGTGAATCTGATCTTGGATTGGATGATGAATTAGCTAACTTGATTTCAAAAGAAGTCGACATTATTGTGAATTCTGCAGCTAATACAACTTTTGATGAAAG atatgatgtggccatggaTATAAATACAAAAGGAGCATCCCATCTCATGGGTTTTGCCAAGAAGTGCAAAAAACTTAAACTCTTTTTACAAGTGTCAACAG CATACGTGAATGGCCAAAGACAAGGAAGAGTTATGGAAAAGCCATTTGACATAGGAGATTGTATTGCAAGGGAAAATTTAATTGCTGAAACCACGCCAAGATCTATACCCGAGTTAGATATCGAAGAAGAGTTTGGATTGGCTCGCGATACCAAGGAAGGTTGTCATGAACGTGAACTGGCTCAGAAAATGAAAGAATTGGGTCTACAAAG GGCTAGAAAATATGGATGGCAAGACACCTATGTGTTCACCAAGGCTATGGGAGAGATGATGATCAATAATATGAGAGGAGAAATACCGGTAGTGATAATACGACCAAGTGTCATCGAGAGCACCTGCAAAGAACCATTTCCTGGATGGATGGAAGGAAATAG GATGATGGACCCAATAGTATTATGCTATGGGAAAGGGCAGCTAACAGGTTTCTTGGTTGATCCCAATGGAGTTCTTGATGTT GTTCCAGCAGATATGGTTGTGAATGCAACCTTGGCAGCCATTGCAAGACATGGAATGACCCCAAAATCAGATATTAACATCTACCACATCGCATCATCAGTTGTGAATCCACTGGTTTTCCAGGATTTAGCCAGAATGCTCCATGAGCACTACAATTCAAGGCCTTTTCTCGACTCGAAGGGTACCCCAATCCACGTTCCGTCAATGAAGCTGTTCAGTTCCATGGAGGATTTCTCAGCTCACCTCTGGAGAGATGCTATGCACCAAACTGGATTGCCAGCATTGGCATCTTGGAGCGGAAAACTGTCGCAGAAGCTCGAAGCGGTGTGCAGAAAGTCTGTGGAGCAAGCAAAGTACTTGGCTAACATATACGAGCCATACACATTCTATGGAGGAAG GTTTGACAACAGCAACACCAAGAGACTACTGGAGACCATGTCTGAAGAAGAGAAGGTAAGCTTTGGATTTGATGTGGAAACCATAGATTGgaaagattatataaaaaatgtGCATATTCCTGGGTTAAGGAGGCATGTAATGAAGGGCAGAGGGATGTGTTCTTCACCTATTAGCTAG
- the LOC107889482 gene encoding histone-lysine N-methyltransferase ATXR4 isoform X2, translated as MSPLAFVLTLSCYRRWPSRFSTPYSHNLLVLFSSTATTITPPNGKESPSSGPAPPPIRVALTESTGRAVFATRRIGAGDTIHTAKPIVSHPSLSAITTVCYFCLKKINAVTASQSQGVSFCSENCKESSKVFYDVEKKADWLAFDDYCRTQGLKYPLLVKRLACMVISGAAPAGILDILQPANLTQGMILKMEEGFHLLRNALVKANIGDEHMSFLTKQWYTDVLARIRINAFRIELAAGVYEDLLSLASASIEAEAAVGNAIYMLPSFYNHDCDPNTHIVWIENADAKLKALRDIDEGEELRICYIDASMSCDARESLLSQGFGFKCNCLRCMSGD; from the exons ATGTCGCCTTTGGCTTTTGTTTTGACTTTGAGCTGTTATAGACGTTGGCCATCCCGCTTCAGCACCCCCTATTCTCACAACCTTCTCGTTTTATTCTCTTCAACCGCCACCACCATTACCCCACCTAACGGAAAAGAGTCGCCGTCGAGTGGACCCGCTCCGCCTCCTATCCGAGTCGCACTCACCGAGTCAACAGGTCGAGCCGTGTTCGCCACTCGGAGAATTGGTGCTGGAGACACCATCCACACTGCTAAACCCATCGTATCTCATCCTTCTCTCTCTGCCATTACCACTGTCTGTTACTTTTGCCTCAAAAAGATCAACGCTGTTACTGCGTCTCAATCTCAAGGCGTTTCCTTTTGCTCTGAAAATTGCAAAGAAAGCTCCAAG GTTTTTTATGATGTGGAGAAGAAAGCAGATTGGCTAGCTTTTGATGATTATTGCAG GACCCAAGGTCTGAAATATCCCCTTTTGGTAAAGCGGTTAGCTTGTATGGTCATATCAGGAGCTGCACCTGCTGGTATTCTCGACATACTTCAACCAGCTAACTTAACTCAAGGGATGATTTTAAAG ATGGAAGAGGGATTCCATTTGCTAAGAAATGCTTTGGTGAAGGCAAATATCGGAGATGAACATATGTCTT TCTTAACGAAACAATGGTACACTGATGTGCTTGCACGAATTCGTATCAATGCTTTCCGTATTGAATTGGCTGCAGGTGTATATGAAGATCTTCTTTCATTAGCTTCAGCCTCCATCGAAGCTGAAGCTGCAGTTGGAAATGCTATTTACATGCTTCCATCCTTTTACAACCATGATTGTG ATCCAAACACACACATTGTTTGGATAGAGAATGCTGATGCAAAATTGAAGGCACTCCGTGACATTGATGAAG GTGAAGAGCTTCGGATATGCTACATTGATGCCAGTATGAGTTGTGATGCCAGAGAAAGTCTCTTGTCTCAAGGTTTTGGTTTCAAGTGCAATTGTCTGAGATGCATGTCTGGTGATTAA
- the LOC107889482 gene encoding histone-lysine N-methyltransferase ATXR4 isoform X1: MSPLAFVLTLSCYRRWPSRFSTPYSHNLLVLFSSTATTITPPNGKESPSSGPAPPPIRVALTESTGRAVFATRRIGAGDTIHTAKPIVSHPSLSAITTVCYFCLKKINAVTASQSQGVSFCSENCKESSKVFYDVEKKADWLAFDDYCRTQGLKYPLLVKRLACMVISGAAPAGILDILQPANLTQGMILKMEEGFHLLRNALVKANIGDEHMSFLTKQWYTDVLARIRINAFRIELAAGVYEDLLSLASASIEAEAAVGNAIYMLPSFYNHDCDPNTHIVWIENADAKLKALRDIDEGIPRLRMKLVVGNVVGEELRICYIDASMSCDARESLLSQGFGFKCNCLRCMSGD, encoded by the exons ATGTCGCCTTTGGCTTTTGTTTTGACTTTGAGCTGTTATAGACGTTGGCCATCCCGCTTCAGCACCCCCTATTCTCACAACCTTCTCGTTTTATTCTCTTCAACCGCCACCACCATTACCCCACCTAACGGAAAAGAGTCGCCGTCGAGTGGACCCGCTCCGCCTCCTATCCGAGTCGCACTCACCGAGTCAACAGGTCGAGCCGTGTTCGCCACTCGGAGAATTGGTGCTGGAGACACCATCCACACTGCTAAACCCATCGTATCTCATCCTTCTCTCTCTGCCATTACCACTGTCTGTTACTTTTGCCTCAAAAAGATCAACGCTGTTACTGCGTCTCAATCTCAAGGCGTTTCCTTTTGCTCTGAAAATTGCAAAGAAAGCTCCAAG GTTTTTTATGATGTGGAGAAGAAAGCAGATTGGCTAGCTTTTGATGATTATTGCAG GACCCAAGGTCTGAAATATCCCCTTTTGGTAAAGCGGTTAGCTTGTATGGTCATATCAGGAGCTGCACCTGCTGGTATTCTCGACATACTTCAACCAGCTAACTTAACTCAAGGGATGATTTTAAAG ATGGAAGAGGGATTCCATTTGCTAAGAAATGCTTTGGTGAAGGCAAATATCGGAGATGAACATATGTCTT TCTTAACGAAACAATGGTACACTGATGTGCTTGCACGAATTCGTATCAATGCTTTCCGTATTGAATTGGCTGCAGGTGTATATGAAGATCTTCTTTCATTAGCTTCAGCCTCCATCGAAGCTGAAGCTGCAGTTGGAAATGCTATTTACATGCTTCCATCCTTTTACAACCATGATTGTG ATCCAAACACACACATTGTTTGGATAGAGAATGCTGATGCAAAATTGAAGGCACTCCGTGACATTGATGAAG GTATCCCGAGGTTACGAATGAAATTGGTGGTTGGGAATGTTGTAGGTGAAGAGCTTCGGATATGCTACATTGATGCCAGTATGAGTTGTGATGCCAGAGAAAGTCTCTTGTCTCAAGGTTTTGGTTTCAAGTGCAATTGTCTGAGATGCATGTCTGGTGATTAA
- the LOC107889481 gene encoding uncharacterized protein isoform X1 encodes MSRLAPLSEEPINEDDSANCSKKGLSWKNWLKTHLSLVFNKKSDLKILLSVLGCPLFPVSALSKPPINEVSSSAQYIIQHFTAATGCRKSEGTVKNIFVTGKVTMAMVDELGATVGSVAGAAGVAQKGCFVMWQMVPNKWLIELVVGGHKVIAGSDGNVAWRRTPWLGAHAAKGGVRPLRRALQGLDPMAISAVFSSAQYMGEKRISSTDCFVLKLSADQVDLADRSDSTAEMIKHVIFGYFSQRSGLLVFLEDSYLTRIQSPGTYPTYWETTMATKIEDYRLVEGVMVAHSGQSNVIITRFGDNLKAGLSVTRMEETWTIDDVAFNVPGLSLDCFIPPKEVQKDFPDENLDWRSPLHR; translated from the exons ATGAGTCGTTTGGCCCCCTTATCAGAAGAGCCAATAAACGAAGACGACTCTGCAAACTGTTCGAAGAAAGGCCTGTCATGGAAAAACTGGCTCAAAACTCATCTCTCTCTTGTCTTTAACAAGAAGTCTGACCTTAAAATCCTCTTAAGCGTTTTGGGTTGCCCTCTTTTCCCTGTTTCCGCCCTTTCCAAACCACCCATCAATGAG GTATCATCTTCAGCTCAATACATTATACAACATTTTACAGCAGCAACAGGATGCCGGAAATCGGAAGGAACAGTGAAGAACATTTTTGTGACCGGGAAAGTAACAATGGCAATGGTAGATGAGCTGGGTGCCACGGTAGGCTCGGTGGCTGGAGCTGCCGGAGTTGCGCAAAAAGGCTGTTTTGTTATGTGGCAAATGGTACCTAATAAATGGCTAATAGAATTGGTTGTGGGTGGTCACAAGGTTATAGCAGGTAGTGATGGCAATGTGGCTTGGCGGCGCACGCCTTGGCTAGGAGCACATGCAGCCAAAGGTGGTGTTCGTCCTCTACGCCGAGCTCTTCAG GGACTGGACCCTATGGCAATATCAGCTGTATTTTCCTCAGCCCAGTACATGGGAGAGAAAAGAATCTCCAGCACTGATTGCTTCGTGTTGAAACTATCTGCTGATCAAGTGGACTTGGCTGATCGGAGCGATAGCACCGCGGAGATGATCAAGCATGTCATATTTGGGTACTTCAGCCAAAGAAGTGGGCTGCTGGTGTTTCTAGAAGACTCTTACTTGACCAGGATTCAGTCACCTGGAACATACCCTACATATTGGGAAACCACAATGGCTACCAAAATTGAAGACTATAGGTTAGTAGAAGGTGTCATGGTCGCACATTCCGGTCAATCTAATGTCATCATCACGAGATTCGGTGACAATTTAAAGGCAGGCCTCTCTGTTACTCGCATGGAGGAGACGTGGACCATCGACGATGTTGCATTCAACGTCCCGGGACTCTCCCTCGATTGCTTCATTCCTCCAAAAGAAGTCCAGAAAGATTTCCCCGATGAGAACTTGGATTGGAGGTCGCCTTTGCATCGGTGA
- the LOC107889481 gene encoding uncharacterized protein isoform X2 has translation MVASKSPLASHHESIQKEKKVSSSAQYIIQHFTAATGCRKSEGTVKNIFVTGKVTMAMVDELGATVGSVAGAAGVAQKGCFVMWQMVPNKWLIELVVGGHKVIAGSDGNVAWRRTPWLGAHAAKGGVRPLRRALQGLDPMAISAVFSSAQYMGEKRISSTDCFVLKLSADQVDLADRSDSTAEMIKHVIFGYFSQRSGLLVFLEDSYLTRIQSPGTYPTYWETTMATKIEDYRLVEGVMVAHSGQSNVIITRFGDNLKAGLSVTRMEETWTIDDVAFNVPGLSLDCFIPPKEVQKDFPDENLDWRSPLHR, from the exons ATGGTGGCCTCAAAGTCCCCACTGGCTTCCCACCATGAAAGcatccaaaaggaaaaaaaa GTATCATCTTCAGCTCAATACATTATACAACATTTTACAGCAGCAACAGGATGCCGGAAATCGGAAGGAACAGTGAAGAACATTTTTGTGACCGGGAAAGTAACAATGGCAATGGTAGATGAGCTGGGTGCCACGGTAGGCTCGGTGGCTGGAGCTGCCGGAGTTGCGCAAAAAGGCTGTTTTGTTATGTGGCAAATGGTACCTAATAAATGGCTAATAGAATTGGTTGTGGGTGGTCACAAGGTTATAGCAGGTAGTGATGGCAATGTGGCTTGGCGGCGCACGCCTTGGCTAGGAGCACATGCAGCCAAAGGTGGTGTTCGTCCTCTACGCCGAGCTCTTCAG GGACTGGACCCTATGGCAATATCAGCTGTATTTTCCTCAGCCCAGTACATGGGAGAGAAAAGAATCTCCAGCACTGATTGCTTCGTGTTGAAACTATCTGCTGATCAAGTGGACTTGGCTGATCGGAGCGATAGCACCGCGGAGATGATCAAGCATGTCATATTTGGGTACTTCAGCCAAAGAAGTGGGCTGCTGGTGTTTCTAGAAGACTCTTACTTGACCAGGATTCAGTCACCTGGAACATACCCTACATATTGGGAAACCACAATGGCTACCAAAATTGAAGACTATAGGTTAGTAGAAGGTGTCATGGTCGCACATTCCGGTCAATCTAATGTCATCATCACGAGATTCGGTGACAATTTAAAGGCAGGCCTCTCTGTTACTCGCATGGAGGAGACGTGGACCATCGACGATGTTGCATTCAACGTCCCGGGACTCTCCCTCGATTGCTTCATTCCTCCAAAAGAAGTCCAGAAAGATTTCCCCGATGAGAACTTGGATTGGAGGTCGCCTTTGCATCGGTGA
- the LOC121206037 gene encoding ribulose bisphosphate carboxylase large chain-like translates to MSCREGFMSPQTETKASVGFKAAVKEYKLTYYTPEYEVKDTDILAAFRVTPHLGVPPEEAGAAVAAEFSTGTWTTVWTNGLTSLDRYKGRCYDIEPVPGEEDQYICYVAYPLDLFEEGSVTNMFTSIMGNVFGFKALRALRLEDLRIPTAYIKTFQGPPHGIQVERDKLNKYGRPLLGYTIKPKLGLSAKNYGRAVYECLRGGLDFTKDDENVNSQPFMRWRDRFLFCVEAICKSQAETGEIKGHYLNATAGTCEEMIKRGLPVRTIHLLRWFTRPKMYI, encoded by the exons ATGAGTTGTAGGGAGGGATTTATGTCACCACAAACAGAGACTAAAGCAAGTGTTGGATTCAAAGCTGCTGTTAAAGAGTATAAATTGACTTATTATACTCCTGAATATGAAGTCAAAGATACTGATATCTTGGCAGCCTTCCGAGTAACTCCTCATCTCGGAGTTCCGCCTGAGGAAGCAGGGGCCGCGGTAGCTGCTGAATTTTCTACTGGTACATGGACAACCGTGTGGACCAATGGGCTTACCAGCCTTGATCGTTACAAAGGGCGATGCTACGACATTGAACCCGTTCCTGGAGAAGAAGATCAGTATATATGTTATGTAGCTTACCCTTTAGACCTTTTTGAAGAAG GTTCTGTTACTAACATGTTTACTTCCATTATGGGTAATGTATTTGGGTTCAAAGCCCTGCGCGCTCTACGTCTAGAGGATCTGCGAATCCCTACTGCTTATATTAAAACTTTCCAAGGCCCGCCTCATGGCATCCAGGTTGAAAGAGATAAATTGAACAAGTATGGTCGCCCCCTATTAGGATATACTATTAAACCTAAATTGGGGTTATCCGCTAAGAACTACGGTAGAGCAGTTTATGAATGTCTACGTGGTGGGCTTGATTTCACCAAAGATGATGAGAATGTGAACTCCCAACCATTTATGCGCTGGAGAGACCGTTTCTTATTTTGTGTCGAAGCAATTTGTAAATCACAGGCTGAAACAGGTGAAATCAAAGGGCATTACTTGAATGCTACTGCAGGTACATGTGAAGAAATGATCAAAAGGGGTTTGCCCGTTCGAACAATTCATCTATTAAGATGGTTTACGAGACCTAAAATGTACATTTAG
- the LOC107889480 gene encoding ATP synthase subunit beta, chloroplastic-like → MKINPTTSVPGVSMLEKENLGRISQIIGPVLDVAFPLGKMPNIYNALVVKGQDTAGQKINVTCEVQQLLGNNRVRAVAISATDGLTRGMEVIDTGAALSVPIGGATLGRIFNLLGEPVDNLGPVDTRTTSPIHKFALAFIQLDTKLSIFETGIKVVDLLALYHRGGKIGLFGGAWVGKTVLIMELINNIAKAHRGVSVFGGVGERTREGNDLYMEMKESGVINE, encoded by the coding sequence atgaaaataaatcctaCTACTTCTGTTCCTGGAGTTTCCATGCTTGAAAAAGAAAATCTGGGGCGTATTTCTCAAATCATCGGTCCAGTACTGGATGTAGCCTTTCCCCTAGGCAAGATGCCTAATATTTACAACGCCCTAGTAGTTAAGGGTCAAGATACCGCCGGTCAAAAAATTAATGTAACTTGTGAGGTACAACAATTATTAGGAAATAATCGAGTTAGAGCTGTAGCTATAAGCGCTACAGATGGTCTAACGAGAGGAATGGAAGTGATTGACACGGGAGCTGCTCTAAGTGTTCCAATCGGCGGAGCGACCCTAGGACGAATTTTTAACTTGCTTGGGGAGCCCGTTGATAATTTAGGTCCTGTAGATACTCGCACAACATCCCCTATTCATAAATTCGCGCTCGCTTTCATACAATTAGATACAAAATTATCTATTTTTGAAACAGGAATTAAAGTAGTCGATCTTTTAGCTCTTTATCATCGTGGAGGAAAAATCGGACTATTTGGGGGGGCTTGGGTAGGTAAAACAGTACTCATTATGGAATTGATCAACAACATTGCCAAAGCTCATAGGGGCGTATCTGTATTTGGTGGAGTAGGTGAACGAACTCGTGAAGGAAATGATCTTTACATGGAAATGAAAGAATCTGGagtaattaatgaataa
- the LOC121206174 gene encoding ATP synthase subunit beta, chloroplastic-like, translating into MNEPPGARMKVGLTALTMAEYFRDVNEQDVLLFIDNIFRFVQAGSEVSALLGRIRSAVGYQPTLSTEMDTLQEKITCTKEGSINTIQVVYVPADDLTDPAPATTFAHLDATTVLSRGLAAKGIYPAVDPLDSTSTMLQPRIVSEEHYETAQRVKQTLQRYKELQDIIAILGLDELFEEDRLTVARARKIERFLSQPFFVAEVFTDSPGKYVGLAETIRGFKLILSGELDGLSEQAFYLVGNIDEATAKATNLEMESKLKK; encoded by the coding sequence ATGAATGAACCGCCAGGAGCTCGTATGAAAGTTGGATTGACTGCCCTAACTATGGCGGAATATTTCCGAGATGTTAATGAACAAGACGTACTTCTATTTATAGACAATATCTTCCGTTTTGTCCAAGCGGGATCTGAAGTATCTGCCTTATTGGGTAGAATACGTTCCGCTGTGGGTTATCAACCCACCCTTAGTACCGAAATGGATACTTTACAAGAAAAAATTACTTGTACCAAGGAGGGATCCATAAATACTATTCAAGTTGTTTATGTACCTGCGGATGATTTGACCGACCCTGCCCCTGCCACAACATTTGCGCATTTAGATGCTACTACCGTACTATCAAGAGGATTAGCTGCCAAAGGTATTTATCCAGCGGTAGATCCTTTAGACTCAACGTCCACTATGCTCCAACCTCGAATCGTTAGTGAGGAACATTATGAAACTGCGCAAAGGGTTAAGCAAACCTTACAGCGTTACAAAGAACTTCAGGACATTATAGCTATCCTTGGGTTAGACGAATTATTCGAAGAGGATCGCTTAACCGTAGCAAGAGCACGAAAAATTGAGCGTTTCTTATCACAACCCTTTTTCGTAGCGGAAGTATTTACCGATTCCCCGGGGAAATATGTTGGTCTAGCAGAAACAATTAGAGGATTTAAATTGATCCTTTCCGGAGAATTAGACGGTCTTTCTGAACAGGCCTTTTATTTGGTAGGTAACATCGACGAAGCTACTGCGAAGGCTACGAACTTAGAAATGGAAAGCAAATTGAAGAAATGA